The following coding sequences lie in one Candidatus Kinetoplastibacterium sorsogonicusi genomic window:
- a CDS encoding FAD-dependent monooxygenase, with product MYQNKYSVVILGAGPIGSLFAIMLSKKCKKLEKILLISKKFTYDDKRILALNYGSVQTLNQFNVFPNIHSHIKNVHISYKNHLGRVLINNTDFQIPFLGSVISYKDLCNSLHKSLLNSKINIIYEDNVSIIEQNEKHVIINVNNKNIYSELLIKANGINVNENCISINDICREYNQYALITEIKSSYNKRYWAWERFTQLGPIAILPHPYKNGHFSVILCTSKNYSAYLLNLNKYDFSTTLNEIFGSRLGRLEVIDDKHIFPLYLKIKKNIIDGRIISIGNAAQTLHPIAGQGLNLGIRDVVYLVKYITPWLNEQEEFYNMALNIFNEKRKCDRNLTIKTTDILSKIFLNTDNFSQISLSFGMIMMSMITPISYPLSNHMVYGFRK from the coding sequence ATGTATCAAAATAAATATAGTGTAGTGATATTAGGTGCTGGACCAATTGGATCATTATTTGCAATAATGTTATCTAAAAAATGCAAAAAACTAGAAAAAATTTTATTAATTTCTAAAAAATTTACATATGATGATAAAAGAATTTTGGCTTTAAACTACGGTAGTGTACAAACTCTTAATCAATTTAATGTATTTCCTAATATACATAGTCATATAAAGAATGTTCATATATCATACAAAAATCATTTAGGTAGAGTATTAATAAATAATACAGATTTTCAAATTCCCTTTCTTGGAAGTGTAATATCATATAAAGATTTATGTAATTCATTACATAAATCTTTATTAAATTCTAAAATTAATATTATTTATGAAGATAATGTATCAATTATAGAACAAAATGAAAAACATGTAATAATTAATGTAAATAATAAAAATATTTATTCTGAACTACTTATAAAAGCTAATGGTATTAATGTTAATGAGAATTGTATTAGCATTAATGATATTTGTAGAGAATATAATCAATATGCACTTATTACAGAAATAAAATCTAGTTATAATAAACGTTATTGGGCATGGGAAAGATTTACACAATTAGGTCCTATTGCAATATTACCACATCCATATAAAAATGGTCATTTTTCTGTTATTTTGTGCACTTCTAAAAATTATAGTGCATATTTACTAAATTTGAATAAATATGATTTTTCTACCACTTTGAATGAAATATTTGGTTCTCGCTTAGGAAGATTGGAAGTGATTGATGATAAACATATTTTTCCATTATATTTAAAAATTAAAAAAAATATTATTGATGGTAGAATTATTTCTATTGGTAATGCTGCACAAACATTACATCCTATTGCTGGACAAGGTTTAAATTTAGGTATAAGAGATGTGGTTTATTTAGTTAAATATATTACTCCATGGTTGAATGAGCAAGAAGAATTTTATAATATGGCACTGAATATATTTAATGAAAAAAGAAAATGTGATAGAAATTTAACTATCAAAACAACAGATATTTTATCCAAAATTTTTTTAAATACTGATAATTTTTCACAAATATCATTAAGTTTTGGAATGATTATGATGAGTATGATTACACCAATTTCTTATCCATTATCTAATCATATGGTTTATGGATTTAGAAAATAA
- a CDS encoding helix-turn-helix domain-containing protein, producing the protein MTKNHILKECVRNSLIEYFEDLGSYQPKGILKMITKCIEEPVIELILEKTKGNQSQTAEILGISRNTLRKKMLLHNIHE; encoded by the coding sequence ATGACAAAAAATCATATATTGAAAGAATGTGTACGTAATTCTTTAATAGAATATTTTGAAGATTTAGGTTCTTATCAACCAAAAGGAATATTAAAGATGATTACAAAATGTATAGAAGAACCAGTTATAGAATTAATTTTAGAAAAAACTAAAGGAAATCAATCACAAACTGCAGAAATTTTAGGTATTAGTCGTAATACTTTAAGAAAAAAAATGTTACTACATAACATACATGAGTAA